The Candidatus Aminicenantes bacterium genome has a segment encoding these proteins:
- a CDS encoding HDIG domain-containing protein encodes MPLISFKNVRLFKAGPAPAKRPGSREDQAGRRRRFYENPVFLILVFGSGLAALTSTSPIRPLPGLREGQAAPADIVSPADIQVEDNETTNQRRGAAEAGILPVYGFDPNVFLDAEDKVRRLFTLGRETAPAGRSDFAGLQKMVYDRFGIELGTADLEALNKAGFGSDIETALVNILEKYSARGILLSKSLFNEREPERGLAVLRGRDGEKTVRVQDVLDVREAKSLIVLDVNALELTPRKKGLLISLAYGFLAPNITFNKVETEARKTNARARVEPVYFTVAKGRTILRKGEEATADTVKRIDAINRVLRPARTLPAAIGAFCLFSLLLTALWFYLLSLHPFRLAWKYFLMAGLTLSLSLVLDRLGASLAGAASLNARFFLFQSAESAAFAIPFQFGVLLFAFLTTNAVALMFAVLNALLAGYLLGANLLLAVYGLVGGIAAIYGIKYYRKAKRTSALKAGLFVVGPVNMLLGLIIFLLEGRPGGLETLAANVFMALIGGILGAGLAFVLLPIYENIFRFLTQSKLLELTNSESPLFRQLALQAPGSYHHSLVVAQLAEKAAEEIGVDALLVKAGALYHDIGKIKMPEYFVENKDKKFDAHKDLTPSMSALVIVNHVKEGAELARKERLPAEIREIVEQHHGTSLVRYFYLKAKEKYDPDMHKIGEETYRYPGPSPQTKEAGLVMLADSVEAASRSLKSQKEDSLKRVVRDIFDNYLQDGQLDDCGFSLRELRAVAASFLATLKTVYQPRVEYPGFDFEPKKKKKTEPGPRNGNGGWTNGHDRDPQPPDAPKD; translated from the coding sequence ATGCCGCTCATCTCGTTTAAGAATGTCCGCCTGTTTAAGGCCGGACCCGCTCCCGCCAAGCGCCCCGGCTCGCGCGAGGACCAGGCCGGCCGCCGACGCCGCTTTTACGAAAACCCGGTTTTTCTGATCCTGGTCTTCGGGTCGGGGTTGGCCGCATTGACCTCGACCTCCCCCATCCGCCCCCTGCCGGGTCTGCGGGAGGGCCAGGCCGCTCCGGCTGACATCGTCTCGCCCGCCGATATCCAGGTGGAGGACAACGAGACGACCAACCAGCGCCGAGGGGCCGCCGAGGCCGGCATCCTGCCGGTCTACGGCTTTGATCCCAACGTCTTCCTGGACGCCGAGGACAAAGTCCGCCGCCTCTTCACCCTGGGCCGGGAGACGGCGCCGGCCGGCCGGAGCGATTTCGCCGGGCTCCAGAAGATGGTCTACGACCGGTTCGGGATCGAGCTCGGCACGGCCGACCTCGAGGCTCTGAACAAAGCCGGATTCGGGAGCGACATCGAAACCGCCCTGGTCAACATCCTGGAAAAATATTCGGCCCGCGGCATCCTCCTCTCCAAAAGCCTGTTCAACGAGCGCGAGCCCGAGCGGGGCCTGGCCGTCCTGCGCGGCCGGGACGGCGAGAAGACCGTCCGGGTCCAGGATGTCCTGGACGTCCGGGAGGCCAAATCGCTGATCGTCCTTGACGTCAACGCCTTGGAGCTGACACCCCGGAAGAAAGGCCTGCTGATCAGCCTGGCTTACGGGTTCCTGGCCCCCAACATCACCTTCAACAAGGTCGAGACCGAAGCCCGCAAGACGAACGCCCGAGCTCGAGTCGAACCGGTCTACTTCACGGTCGCCAAGGGCCGGACGATCCTCCGCAAAGGCGAGGAAGCCACGGCCGACACCGTCAAGCGGATCGATGCGATCAACCGCGTTCTGCGGCCGGCCCGCACCTTGCCGGCCGCGATCGGCGCCTTCTGCCTATTCAGCCTTTTGCTGACGGCCTTATGGTTCTACCTCCTTTCGCTCCATCCCTTCCGCTTGGCCTGGAAGTACTTTCTGATGGCCGGCCTGACTTTGAGCCTGTCCCTGGTGCTGGATCGGCTGGGGGCTTCGCTGGCCGGAGCGGCCAGCCTCAACGCTCGGTTCTTCCTATTCCAAAGCGCCGAGAGCGCCGCCTTCGCCATCCCCTTCCAGTTCGGCGTCCTGTTGTTCGCCTTCCTGACGACCAACGCCGTGGCCCTGATGTTCGCCGTCCTCAACGCCCTGCTGGCCGGCTATCTGCTGGGGGCCAATCTCCTTCTCGCGGTCTACGGTCTGGTGGGCGGCATCGCCGCGATCTATGGCATCAAATACTACCGCAAGGCCAAACGCACCTCGGCCCTCAAAGCCGGTCTTTTCGTCGTCGGCCCGGTCAACATGCTGTTGGGACTCATCATCTTCCTGCTCGAAGGGCGGCCGGGCGGCCTGGAGACATTGGCCGCCAACGTCTTCATGGCCCTCATCGGCGGCATCCTGGGCGCCGGTTTGGCCTTCGTCCTCCTGCCGATCTACGAGAATATCTTCCGTTTTTTAACCCAGTCGAAGCTTCTGGAGCTGACCAACTCGGAATCGCCCCTCTTCCGCCAACTGGCGCTCCAAGCGCCCGGCTCATACCATCACTCGCTGGTCGTCGCCCAGCTGGCCGAGAAGGCGGCCGAGGAGATCGGCGTCGATGCCCTGTTGGTTAAAGCCGGAGCCCTTTATCACGACATCGGCAAGATCAAGATGCCCGAGTACTTCGTCGAGAACAAGGATAAAAAGTTCGACGCCCACAAGGACCTGACGCCCAGCATGAGCGCGCTGGTCATCGTCAATCATGTCAAGGAAGGCGCCGAGCTGGCCCGCAAGGAGCGCCTCCCGGCCGAGATCCGGGAGATCGTCGAGCAGCACCACGGAACCTCGCTGGTGCGGTACTTCTACCTCAAGGCCAAGGAAAAGTACGATCCCGACATGCACAAGATCGGCGAGGAGACGTACCGATACCCCGGCCCGTCGCCCCAGACCAAAGAAGCCGGGCTGGTCATGCTGGCGGACTCCGTCGAGGCCGCTTCGCGCAGCCTCAAGTCGCAAAAAGAGGACAGCCTCAAGCGGGTCGTCCGGGACATCTTCGACAACTACCTGCAGGACGGCCAGCTCGACGACTGCGGCTTCTCCCTGCGCGAGCTGCGGGCCGTGGCGGCCTCCTTCCTGGCCACCCTGAAGACCGTCTACCAGCCGCGGGTCGAGTACCCGGGCTTCGATTTCGAGCCGAAAAAGAAAAAAAAGACCGAGCCGGGCCCGCGCAACGGGAACGGCGGATGGACGAACGGACATGATCGAGATCCTCAACCGCCAGACGCGCCAAAGGATTGA